A window of the Phaseolus vulgaris cultivar G19833 chromosome 5, P. vulgaris v2.0, whole genome shotgun sequence genome harbors these coding sequences:
- the LOC137835722 gene encoding GATA transcription factor 11-like: MSECFEPDIANMKDSWFFDNNFNGLSDDIFDDVVGFFDFPLEDVEEDWDSQFKCLEDQHSEIFSASSNGLCGKTQTENPQLGTEFSVSCNGISPIKQLAKAPGPTYGKTIPLKNVTFNGKDLHQFRTYSPVSVFESSSSSSVENSNFDRPVIPVKRARSKRQRRSSLSPLFSIPYILNAQALQNQQRTSASESDFETNVAGNMSNKVKSHRKKDLSLLSEDVEMMRSSHLVSDPPRKCMHCEVTKTPQWREGPMGPKTLCNACGVRYRSGRLFPEYRPAASPTFVSSLHSNCHKKVVEMRSRVEEGVRGSMFASSNLHGNSVG, from the exons ATGTCTGAG TGTTTCGAACCGGATATTGCTAACATGAAGGACTCTTGGTTTTTCGACAATAACTTCAATGGTCTGTCTGATGATATTTTTGATGATGTCGTGGGCTTTTTTGATTTCCCACTGGAAGATGTGGAAGAAGACTGGGATTCTCAATTTAAATGCCTTGAAGACCAACATTCTGAGATTTTTTCAGCGTCATCAAATGGGCTGTGTGGCAAAACTCAAACTGAAAACCCCCAACTTGGGACGGAGTTCTCTGTTTCT TGCAATGGGATTTCCCCAATAAAACAGCTGGCAAAGGCTCCTGGACCAACATATGGAAAAACCATTCCCCTCAAGAATGTCACTTTCAATGGAAAAGATTTGCATCAATTCCGAACCTACAGCCCAGTTTCAGTTTTTGAAAGCAGCAGTTCTTCCTCCGTTGAGAATTCGAACTTTGATCGGCCTGTCATTCCAGTAAAGCGTGCTCGAAGTAAACGGCAGCGCCGTTCAAGCTTGAGTCCACTATTTTCCATTCCTTACATCCTTAACGCACAGGCTTTGCAAAATCAGCAAAGGACATCTGCCTCTGAATCAGATTTCGAAACAAATGTTGCTGGGAATATGTCAAACAAAGTAAAAAGCCACAGAAAAAAGGACTTGTCCCTGCTATCAGAAGATGTTGAGATGATGAGATCCTCACATCTGGTGTCAGATCCCCCCAGAAAATGCATGCATTGTGAGGTGACAAAGACCCCACAATGGAGAGAGGGACCTATGGGTCCCAAAACACTGTGCAATGCTTGTGGCGTTCGATACAGGTCAGGCCGCCTCTTTCCTGAATACCGGCCAGCAGCTAGCCCAACTTTTGTTTCATCATTGCACTCAAACTGTCACAAGAAGGTCGTGGAGATGAGAAGCAGAGTTGAGGAGGGTGTTAGGGGTTCTATGTTTGCTTCATCAAATCTCCATGGAAATTCTGTAGGATAA